The genome window GAGGAAACTGAAGCTGCATCCATGGAAGTTGAAGAAGTAACAGAGCAAGCAACTACTTATGGACTAGACAGTGAAGGCTTTCAGCAGCGGCAACAGCACTGCCTGAACCCCCAGTATCTTCCCGGCACATCCAGTCCTATAATGTGGTCATTGTGATAGGTTAGTGATCCCGATCATCTCCAGTGAAAGATGTGCCATGCTTTGTCTAATGAAAGGCCACAGATGCTGCATGTGTTTTGGCTTCTTTTgcatatcctcatgtacgactgatGATTTATTTCATCAGAGGAGTTGTAGTAGTATGGAGGATCAGGAATCATTGTCCTTGCTACATGTGTATATTTTTTCTGCTTTACAAAGAAAGTTTATTTTCTGGCCATTCTTCTATTCGTCATTATAGAAGAGCTGATTGTTCTGTGCTACAATATGCTGTTGTGACTCTTAAAGCTTATTTTGTCAACTGTCATCATATCCAACAGGAGCTTGTGATCAAATAAGTACCTTGCCTTCTCGTGTTATGTACTTGAATGCCTTCAATGTTTGCATGTCACAGTATATACAATCAGGTAATATGTATTTCCAATCAATCATAGCTGCTCCTCAATGAGCAGATCCTATATTTTTAATTGCATTTAAGCTGTAGCAACCTCGATTAGGGGCTGCATCGGGTTCAACAGATATTGTGCCTTACAGGGTCAAATACTTACAACCATTGCTAACTGTTTTAACTGCTTCCTTGACCATCGCTGCTCAGGATGCATGCAGCTCTCTCTTCACTAGCAAGTAGTAAGTGCCTGTCTTGATGTCTCTGAGTAGGGGTGATGTTATAACTTGGATCCTTTTTCTTCTTGCTGAGTGCATCTTGATGTTTCTCTATGCTGGACATGCTGTGGATACTAGCAGAATTAATTGTGGGTAAAAGGTAATTGTCTTTTAAACTTACGACATTGTCTCTGTTCTTTTGTTCTTTTCATCACAGTATATCAGTAAATAAGATGCTGAAACAAAATCTTCCCATCTCAATTCTATCCAGTATGTCTGTGTTACAACTTGATTATGTGGAATCAAATATTTTGGGTTGTCCAGAACCAAGCAATTCCTAACAGGAACATAATTCTTCAAGGATTTATTTCAGCACAAAGATGTTGCTGGTTTTAGTATCCACAGATTGCACGAGTCTCTGAATTCCCAAAGGCTGAACAAGTCATGAAGCATGCAGCAGAGCACACATTCCAGTTCTTGGTTAGAACATTGCTGACCCTTTTCATTGCAGGAAACCGAAAACAATGGCCGAGGAAATTTACAAGTATTATTGAGAGGCTATGATGATCCAACACATGAAAGAAAGCTAAATCTAGAAAGCCAGAAGCGGAATGGTGTTAATCCATAGGGTAGTAACTATTCAGCCAAGTGTTCTTGTGGTCATCATTTCTGCTTATCATCAGCTCGCTGAGGTCCATCGCCCCTGCAAACCAATCCTGCCGTGGGAGTTCCTCCGTGGCCGCCGCCGACATCGGCGTCTTCCCCTTGTCGTTCACCACCGGTTTCTCCTCCTTGACTTTCTGCGCACTTTTTAATGCTGCATCTTCTATCCTCTCTCTCACCTTCTTCATGTTCATCTCAGTCATCCACGCCAGGGCCGTCACATCCTCGATGGCGACGTCGTGCAAGCTCCTTCCTGACAAGCACTGGTGCATCAGGAGCGCCGTCTCCAGCTCCCGGTTCTCCTTGTCCTGCTTCTGGAGCTGCTCCTGCAGCTTCCTGATCCGCTGGCGCATCAGGGCCTCCTGGTTCATCATCTTCTTGCTCTGCTCCGTCTCCGGCAGCCGTTTCAGCCTCGCAAGCACGCGCATGGCGTCCGGCACCGACGGCCACACGTCCGCATGCGGCTCGTCGGGCCCGTAGATGATCATGCACGCCTTGACGTCGCACAGCGTGCTCAGCTCGCTCACCTTCTTCATCagacccttcttcctcttcttgaaCGTGGCCTTTCTTGCGGTGCCGTTGACGATCCACTCCAGCTTCACCTTCTTCCTCGCCATAAGCCGTGGAGGTAGGCGCCTGTGACATTTTATACTGGTTCATTCAGCAGGCAAGCGAAGGTGAGAAAAAGATTCAGATGACGATTCTGATTTCATTTTATTCTGGTTTAAATGAGTTAAATATTCAGCATGAGATCTTGGCACATGATATCTGAATTAATTGGCCATTACTATGGGCAGGCAGAATTGGCAACAAATGTTAAAAGGAGTATCTTGCTCGATGATATTACCAAAGAAATTACCATCATACTATAGCTTCACCAGAAAGCCATCCTATAGCTTCAGAGAAGAGAGAATAAAAAGGTTCTTCTGATTGAACCCCAAAACATTTCTCAAGGTAAAAACAAGATTTGGACCATTATTTTTATGACTCTTGGTAGGAAACCAGATTAGCATAAGACCTAAATGCTTCAAGGAAAAAGCATAAAACTTGCAGTAGATTTCAAAGTATACTTTGCTGAATCTATGTTTTATTTGGTTgctgaaggaaggaaggaaggatcaTTTGAGTTTGTGACTGAGATGAAAGAGGATTACTTAAGCATCTTTTATCATGTTAATTTAACCCTCTTGGGCAGGTATGACAAGGCTGATCGAACAGTATCCTAAACGAAGGCTTCCTGTTTTAACAGACTAAGCTGGGGAAGAGATTGCCTGATGGAACTTGGAAGTTTCAGCTGTTGTTCCAGTCAAAAGGCCATCTTTTTTTCTCTCCTTCAATCAAGGACAAGATTTATCTGTGTAACTATGCCGCATCGTCTCATCTTTGTTCCTGTCTCCTGGATTCCTCTGCTGCTGTTTGGTTGCTGGTATGGAAACTGAGCTGGATAAATATTATGATCGATCTCTTGAACATTAGAATATTAAAGCCATGACAAGACATCcagagagcatgatttgaggctcAGATGAGATTCTGGGCATGTCAGCAGGAAACTGGTCACCATTTCCAGCAATCCAGCTCTGCAATATCTTATAATTGTTCTTTCTGGAAAACATCTGATGATTGCTACTTACTGTTGTTTCTCTCTCTTACTAAGTTTGCATCACTCTGAGCTTCATGCATCTTCTTCCTCTGTTTCTACTGGTAAGAAGCTAATTCTATCAGTTACTCATTCCTCTTAAATTGTCTTGTTTTGGGCTAATATTtttttgattctttattttgaagcatattttcttttttttcccttattTGATACTTAATATACTCTCCTTTGAAATttggaagaaaaataaaattatttaaatttctcATAATACCATAAGAATTCGATGCTTTTTTATTTGCATCCATACTTATCATTATTagctaaaaaaaaatcaaattatgcaatgatgaaattattTTCGGCGTAAATGGAATTGACCaaaatcaaattatatttatcgggTTATTGGATCGGATCATTTTACACAGGAGGCGATCACAACATAAAGAACTCGACCCGTATCCAACTCAGCTCCGACAGCGTCGGATCAAATTCTACTGGTTCTCATTTACCCACATTCTTTGCCCACTCCTTTACGACTTACCCGTCTTTTGAGTGGCTGAAGCCATGGCCAAATGTGGGGCCCGATTTGTGCCCATCTATATCTCCAATCATTGGGCAGGTAGATCGAATGGTACGTAAAACGTTTCGTGAGGACTGGACACGGAACACCGGAGAAGCCGACGCAAAACCATCAAAACCGCCTTTGGAATCCGAAGCTTCCCATCCGACAGAAAACGTCGCCATTTCGCCTTTTTTCGACCGGGCGTCTCCGCGAGAGAAATCGCCCCCAATCTTTTCTCTCCCTTCGGATCCGTGGGTCAGCTGGACCGCCGCCCGGTTTCTCAGTCCCAGCTCACCGTAGATTCGTCCGCCGCTATTAATCCCGCGGGCGATCAGCTGAGGTGACTACGATTTATACGAATACCTGCTGATTCTTTGATTCTAAAGCTGGAATTTTGTGTGGAAATTAGTGGATAGTTTCTTTATTTGTGTTGCTTAGTTTCTATCTTGGAAGAATGCCACTTTTTTTGGGAATATTCCTGTCGGATCTAATTGGGAGCCGAAAGCTTACCTTTATTGTCAATCGAATGACTTAGTTATTCAAAAATTCTCCCTTTTAGCTGAACTTGAAGCTTCCTTGACATTTAGGGAAGCCAAAGGTGGGTAACTTTCATATTTTTTGGTGTGTCCTATGTTCATTACTTTGCTGTCAAGTTTTAGTGGAATTCCTAAAAATGATGCTTAGGATACTGATAAAGTTTGAGACTTCTGGTTTGAACTCAGTGAGCCCATGAAATTCGTATTACGAGAATTCAACAGATCAAGTAGTTACCACGGATTAGGAAAATAACTCGGGGGATTCTGCATTTTATCATGCGCTTGATAGTGTCCTAATCTTTTGGACAAAGTTGAACCGGTGACGACATTGCCTGGATTTTAGCAATCGATTTAAGTGATGGTTCTTGAATAAAGAAAAAAGACCATATTTGTCTTCTTCATGCGCATTTGTTAAGTCCTGTAATGGACTTCAATTACAGTAAAAATCTAGATAAAATTCCAGTATACCAGGAAAGTGTGAGATTGTAAAGAATATGACACAGATGCTTGCTAAGGCTACCTAAGACGATTATATTTTCCCAGACCTAAAAATCTAGATAAGTTTTCTGCTTCTTTATATTTTCCCAAACCATTGTGTTCTCAATCAAACAATTGTGTTTTGTGCTTCCTTATATTTTCCCAAAGCATCCTACTCTGAGTCAAACAATTGTTGAATTAGGTGTACTACCATATTCTAGACCACTTCATTTGTCAGAGACATAATTTTCTGAAAGTACCAATTTTCTGGACCTCTTCATTAGGTTTCTGTGATCTTTAATCAGTATTATTGTACTGCAGGTTATTCAGGTGTCAACTAAAATGCAGTCATACACAGAAGATGCTCCCCTCATTCATAGCTCCCCTAGAACTTCAAAAAAAAGTAGGAAAAGGTCATTTGATGTTTCTGATCGTGATGCAAAGGATGATGGCAAGCAATCTACtgaaaatatttcaaatcatttgGTGCTTTATGACCCTGGTACAAGCGATACAGGTCATGATTCTCTTGCACTTACTGATGTCATGGAGAATCATACTCCAACCTTCAGAAACTTCTTGGCATCAAATTATTCTGGCCGTACTTTTCCATCTATTGGAACATTCACCGTCCAGTGTGCTTCATGCTTCAAATGGAGGATCATTCCAACAAAAGAGAAATATGAACAAATACGTGAAAACATCTTGGAAGATCCTTTTGTATGTGAACATGCTCGTGAGTGGCGTCCTGATATTTTATGTGAAGACCCCGAAGACATCTCTCAGGATGGCAGTAGACTCTGGGCAATTGATAAACCAAACATTGCTCAACCACCTCCTGGGTGGGAAAGATTGCTTAGAATCAGAGCTGAAGGAGGCACAAAATTTGCAGATGTGTATGTTTTTTATTTCTCTGCTTTTGGCCTTTTTTTATTCCCCCAAGTAAACTGCTCAGAAATGAAAATGATTGTTTATTTGTTTTGAACCAGCTAGTTTGTGGAACTTCTTGCTGAACATTCTAAATAGATATTCAGATCTGATACTGATCAAGTAGCAACTATAGGTTAGTTTAAAGAATTAAGGAACGTGAGATATAGGTGATGACTAATACCATTTTTCTTGCATAATTTTTTCACATTTATTTCTATAGAGGTTTTTCTTTTATTAGTTACATCCAGTTTAGTGTTCTTCCCTAGTTAGGACTCTTGCACTTGATTTAATCGCTTTTTGCTTATGAGGTGTTTATTTCTTCATGTTAATGGCTTCATCTTACCTGGGGTTATCTTAACATGCCTTGACGGGATTAtctctttttgttttttccaTGCGGAAATCAAATAAGAAGGCAACCCAAATGATATAGAGAGAATTATCACAATGAGG of Musa acuminata AAA Group cultivar baxijiao chromosome BXJ2-3, Cavendish_Baxijiao_AAA, whole genome shotgun sequence contains these proteins:
- the LOC103977323 gene encoding agamous-like MADS-box protein AGL80, with amino-acid sequence MARKKVKLEWIVNGTARKATFKKRKKGLMKKVSELSTLCDVKACMIIYGPDEPHADVWPSVPDAMRVLARLKRLPETEQSKKMMNQEALMRQRIRKLQEQLQKQDKENRELETALLMHQCLSGRSLHDVAIEDVTALAWMTEMNMKKVRERIEDAALKSAQKVKEEKPVVNDKGKTPMSAAATEELPRQDWFAGAMDLSELMISRNDDHKNTWLNSYYPMD
- the LOC103976856 gene encoding methyl-CpG-binding domain-containing protein 2 isoform X1, whose product is MQSYTEDAPLIHSSPRTSKKSRKRSFDVSDRDAKDDGKQSTENISNHLVLYDPGTSDTGHDSLALTDVMENHTPTFRNFLASNYSGRTFPSIGTFTVQCASCFKWRIIPTKEKYEQIRENILEDPFVCEHAREWRPDILCEDPEDISQDGSRLWAIDKPNIAQPPPGWERLLRIRAEGGTKFADVYYTAPSGKRLRSMVEIQRYLLEHPEYARQGVTLSKFSFQSPRSLQENYVRKRPPRVTNPCDGDMILPRTLEPEEGPKGTTLSLYQDSPSRLSCFTDLFLAAVNPLSWAAPLKELLIGGQASSSPSEKDPVYSPQKEPTPAGTMSSSEQVCGSSTLDQPKMKLEDADHSRNASSFEL
- the LOC103976856 gene encoding methyl-CpG-binding domain-containing protein 2 isoform X2, whose protein sequence is MQSYTEDAPLIHSSPRTSKKSRKRSFDVSDRDAKDDGKQSTENISNHLVLYDPGTSDTGHDSLALTDVMENHTPTFRNFLASNYSGRTFPSIGTFTVQCASCFKWRIIPTKEKYEQIRENILEDPFVCEHAREWRPDILCEDPEDISQDGSRLWAIDKPNIAQPPPGWERLLRIRAEGGTKFADVYYTAPSGKRLRSMVEIQRYLLEHPEYARQGVTLSKFSFQSPRSLQENYVRKRPPRVTNPCDGDMILPRTLEPEEVNPLSWAAPLKELLIGGQASSSPSEKDPVYSPQKEPTPAGTMSSSEQVCGSSTLDQPKMKLEDADHSRNASSFEL